A genomic segment from Bradyrhizobium sp. ISRA430 encodes:
- a CDS encoding ABC transporter ATP-binding protein, whose translation MLNIKNLSKSFSSAGEPVRVLRGVDLDLKAGERVALTGESGSGKSTLLHLIAGLDAADGGSIRLEDTEVTALSDAGRARLRCDRIGLVFQQYNLIPSLSVEDNLAFQARIAGRHDAAWSKELVERLGLGSLLKRYPEQLSGGQQQRVAIGRALATKPSLLLADEPTGNLDEATADDVLALTRDLVARTGCGFLMVTHSLHLAATLDRHVTLHAGRIT comes from the coding sequence GTGCTCAACATCAAAAATCTCTCCAAGAGCTTCTCCTCGGCCGGCGAGCCGGTCCGCGTGCTGCGCGGCGTCGATCTCGACCTTAAGGCCGGCGAGCGCGTCGCGCTGACCGGGGAATCCGGCAGCGGCAAGAGCACGCTGCTGCATCTGATCGCGGGGCTGGATGCCGCCGACGGCGGCTCGATCCGGCTCGAGGACACCGAGGTCACCGCGCTGTCCGACGCGGGGCGCGCAAGGCTACGGTGCGACCGGATCGGCCTCGTCTTCCAGCAGTACAACCTGATCCCGAGCCTGTCGGTCGAGGACAATCTCGCCTTCCAGGCGCGGATCGCCGGTCGCCATGATGCGGCCTGGAGCAAGGAGCTGGTCGAACGGCTCGGGCTCGGCAGCCTGCTCAAGCGCTATCCCGAGCAATTGTCCGGCGGCCAGCAGCAGCGCGTTGCGATCGGCCGCGCGCTGGCAACGAAACCTTCGCTGCTGCTTGCGGACGAGCCGACCGGCAATCTGGACGAGGCGACGGCCGATGACGTGCTGGCGCTGACGCGCGACCTCGTCGCGCGGACCGGCTGCGGCTTCCTGATGGTGACGCACAGCCTGCATCTCGCCGCCACGCTCGATCGCCATGTCACCCTGCATGCGGGGCGAATCACATGA
- a CDS encoding amidohydrolase family protein translates to MTNPDLVIRGGTIADGRGGELFEADVAITGGKISEVGKVAAKGQEELDARGKLVTPGFVDVHTHYDGQVTWSQDITPSSQNGVTTAIMGNCGVGFAPCKREDHTRLIQLMEGVEDIPEPVLSAGIPWAWESFPDYMNWLSKRDFDIDVGAQLPHAALRVYVMGERGARRDPSTAQDNAAMAKLAGEAVRSGALGFSTSRTLNHRTSTGDFTPTLKAGEDELTAIAGAMQAEGRSVLQFVLDLSTIHEDLPMMLRVADNTKCPISFSITQNDKSPRRWRQTLDEINAAAKRGLSITAQIAARPVGLLLGLELSRNPFQTHPSYKAIAHLPLQERLARLHQMEVRKAILSETATATDDPLFFRPDYDKMFLLGDPPDYEQPPENALGPQARRQGRQPEELAYEAMLSDEGRGMLYVPFLNYSDGNLDATREMLIDPQSVPGLSDGGAHCGIICDASFPTYLLTHWTRDRKRGEKLSIPFVVAAQSRKTALSVGLTDRGLVAPGYKADVNVIDYDRLHLHPPKVHYDLPVGGRRLLQDVDGYEATIVSGVVTRRQGEATGRRPGKLIRGAQGVAQ, encoded by the coding sequence ATGACCAATCCTGATCTCGTGATCCGCGGCGGCACGATCGCGGATGGCCGCGGCGGCGAGCTGTTCGAGGCCGATGTCGCCATCACCGGCGGCAAGATCAGCGAGGTCGGGAAGGTTGCTGCAAAGGGACAAGAGGAGCTCGACGCGCGCGGCAAGCTGGTGACGCCGGGCTTCGTCGACGTCCACACGCACTATGACGGCCAGGTCACCTGGAGCCAGGACATCACGCCGTCGTCGCAGAACGGCGTCACCACCGCGATCATGGGCAATTGCGGTGTCGGCTTTGCGCCGTGCAAGCGTGAGGACCACACCCGCCTGATCCAGCTCATGGAAGGCGTCGAGGACATTCCCGAGCCGGTGCTGAGCGCCGGCATCCCCTGGGCCTGGGAGAGTTTTCCGGACTACATGAACTGGCTGTCGAAGCGCGATTTCGACATCGATGTCGGCGCGCAACTGCCGCATGCGGCGCTGCGCGTCTATGTCATGGGCGAGCGTGGCGCGCGCCGCGATCCCTCGACCGCCCAGGACAATGCGGCGATGGCAAAGCTTGCAGGCGAGGCGGTGCGATCAGGCGCGCTCGGCTTCTCGACCTCGCGCACGCTCAACCACCGCACCTCGACCGGCGATTTCACGCCGACGCTGAAAGCGGGCGAGGACGAGCTCACCGCGATCGCCGGCGCCATGCAGGCTGAGGGCCGCAGCGTGCTGCAGTTCGTGCTCGACCTTTCGACCATCCACGAAGACCTGCCGATGATGCTGCGGGTCGCCGACAATACCAAATGTCCGATCTCATTCTCGATCACGCAGAACGACAAGTCGCCGCGGCGCTGGCGCCAGACGCTGGACGAGATCAATGCGGCGGCAAAGCGCGGCCTCTCCATCACCGCGCAGATCGCGGCGCGGCCGGTCGGCCTGTTGCTCGGGCTCGAGCTGTCGCGCAATCCGTTCCAGACCCATCCGAGCTACAAGGCGATTGCGCATCTGCCGCTACAGGAGCGGCTGGCGCGGTTGCACCAGATGGAGGTGCGCAAGGCGATCCTCTCGGAGACGGCGACCGCGACCGATGATCCGCTGTTCTTCCGTCCCGACTACGACAAGATGTTCTTGCTCGGCGATCCCCCGGACTACGAACAGCCGCCGGAGAACGCGCTGGGCCCGCAGGCGCGCAGGCAGGGCCGCCAGCCGGAGGAGCTCGCCTATGAGGCGATGCTGTCCGATGAAGGCCGCGGCATGCTCTACGTGCCCTTCCTCAACTATTCCGACGGCAATCTCGATGCGACGCGCGAGATGCTGATCGATCCGCAATCGGTGCCCGGCCTCTCCGACGGCGGCGCGCATTGCGGCATCATCTGCGACGCGAGCTTCCCGACCTATCTGCTGACGCACTGGACACGCGATCGCAAGCGCGGCGAGAAGCTGTCGATCCCCTTCGTGGTCGCGGCGCAGTCACGCAAGACCGCGCTTTCGGTCGGGCTGACCGATCGTGGGCTCGTTGCGCCCGGATATAAGGCCGACGTCAACGTGATCGATTATGACCGGCTGCACCTGCATCCGCCGAAGGTGCATTACGACCTGCCGGTCGGCGGCCGCCGTCTGCTGCAGGATGTCGACGGTTACGAGGCCACCATCGTCTCCGGCGTGGTGACGCGGCGGCAAGGCGAGGCAACCGGACGCCGACCGGGGAAGCTGATCCGCGGCGCGCAGGGGGTGGCGCAGTAG
- a CDS encoding MBL fold metallo-hydrolase, translated as MIFRQLFDSVSGTYSYVLASRPGGEALILDPVLEKVDRYCQLLRELDLKLVKAVDTHLHADHVTGLGELRDRTHCMTIMGDQSKADVVAMRVSDGDKVTIEGLSLDVMYTPGHTDDSYSYLMGDRVFTGDTLLIRGTGRTDFQNGSSRAQYESIFNRLLKLPEETLVFPAHDYKGDTVSTIGEEKRYNPRLQVRSVDEYIELMANLKLPNPKMMDVAIPANMHVGLHQEELEKEGRVLSAVEAIRSLGRPDILLVDLRESNERAKHGMLEGALHTPYPTVEESLKPGGMLREVAAATGRRVVFFCAFGERSAMAVAAAKEAGLANTAHIAGGLDAWKKAGGPVVPA; from the coding sequence ATGATCTTTCGCCAGCTCTTCGACAGCGTTTCGGGCACCTACAGCTACGTGCTTGCGAGCCGCCCCGGCGGCGAGGCGCTGATCCTCGATCCCGTGCTGGAAAAGGTCGATCGCTACTGCCAATTGCTGCGCGAGCTCGACCTCAAGCTGGTCAAGGCCGTCGACACCCACCTTCATGCCGATCATGTCACCGGCCTCGGCGAGTTGCGCGACCGCACCCATTGCATGACCATCATGGGCGACCAGAGCAAGGCCGACGTGGTGGCGATGCGCGTCTCCGACGGCGACAAGGTGACGATCGAGGGCCTGTCGCTCGACGTGATGTACACGCCCGGCCACACCGACGATTCCTATTCCTATCTGATGGGCGACCGCGTCTTCACCGGTGACACGCTGCTGATCCGCGGTACCGGCCGCACCGATTTCCAGAACGGCTCCTCGCGCGCGCAATACGAATCGATCTTCAATCGCCTGCTCAAGCTGCCGGAGGAGACGCTGGTCTTCCCGGCGCATGACTACAAGGGCGATACCGTCTCCACCATCGGCGAGGAGAAGCGCTACAACCCGCGCCTCCAGGTGCGCTCGGTCGACGAATATATCGAGCTGATGGCCAATCTGAAGCTGCCCAATCCGAAGATGATGGACGTGGCGATCCCTGCCAACATGCATGTCGGACTGCATCAGGAAGAGCTGGAGAAGGAAGGCCGCGTGCTCAGCGCGGTCGAGGCGATCCGCTCGCTCGGCCGGCCCGATATACTCTTGGTCGACCTGCGCGAGAGCAACGAGCGCGCCAAGCACGGCATGCTCGAAGGCGCGCTGCATACGCCCTACCCTACTGTCGAGGAGAGCCTGAAGCCCGGCGGCATGCTGCGCGAGGTCGCGGCCGCCACCGGCCGTCGCGTCGTGTTCTTCTGTGCCTTCGGCGAGCGCTCGGCGATGGCCGTGGCCGCGGCGAAAGAAGCCGGCCTTGCCAACACCGCCCATATCGCCGGCGGCCTCGACGCCTGGAAAAAGGCCGGCGGCCCGGTGGTGCCAGCCTGA
- a CDS encoding MFS transporter — MSAQGTPMAAGKTTGTSREAGKQTPKGAWTITFLLFLFMLVNFADKIVVGLAGVPIMTDLKLEPAQFGLLGSSFFFLFSISAIVVGFIVNKVATRWVLLTLAVIWALAQFPMVGTVSFTTLLICRIVLGAGEGPAFAVAAHAIYKWFPDEKRTLPTAILSQGSAFGVILAVPALNWIIVNHSWHYAFGALGVVGLIWVAAWLALGREGPLEDTQVLAVTEQKIPYLQLLTSRTFVGCVAATFGAYWALSLGLTWFTPFIIKGLGFSQSDAGWISTMPWIFGATIVILTGWISQVMMARGATTRIARGVLGSVPLVIGGLILALMPHVEGAGLQLALLVVGTGLCGAIYVVCPPMLGEFTPVSQRGAIIAIYGALYTLAGIIAPSVMGTVIQRAGSMLGGYMTGFTINAAVMVGSGLLGLLLLWPNTERARLTRGAVPQASALKGVVSPT, encoded by the coding sequence ATGAGCGCTCAGGGAACGCCAATGGCGGCGGGCAAGACGACAGGGACGTCCAGAGAAGCCGGCAAGCAAACTCCGAAGGGCGCTTGGACAATCACATTTCTCCTGTTTCTGTTCATGCTGGTCAACTTCGCCGACAAGATCGTCGTGGGTCTCGCCGGCGTGCCGATCATGACCGATCTGAAGCTCGAGCCCGCGCAATTCGGCCTGCTCGGCTCGTCCTTCTTCTTCCTGTTTTCGATCTCGGCCATCGTAGTCGGCTTCATCGTCAACAAGGTGGCGACACGCTGGGTGCTGCTGACGCTCGCCGTGATCTGGGCACTGGCGCAGTTTCCGATGGTCGGCACCGTCAGCTTCACCACGCTCCTGATCTGCCGCATCGTGCTGGGCGCCGGCGAGGGGCCGGCCTTCGCGGTTGCCGCGCACGCCATCTACAAATGGTTTCCCGATGAGAAGCGCACGCTGCCGACCGCGATCCTGTCGCAGGGCTCCGCCTTCGGCGTCATCCTGGCGGTGCCGGCGCTGAACTGGATCATCGTCAATCATTCCTGGCATTATGCGTTCGGCGCGCTCGGCGTCGTCGGCCTCATCTGGGTCGCGGCCTGGCTCGCCCTCGGCAGGGAAGGACCGTTGGAGGATACGCAGGTCCTGGCGGTCACCGAACAGAAGATTCCCTATCTCCAGCTCCTCACCTCGCGCACCTTTGTCGGCTGCGTGGCCGCAACCTTCGGCGCCTATTGGGCGCTGTCGCTCGGGCTGACCTGGTTCACGCCCTTCATCATCAAGGGACTAGGCTTCTCGCAGAGCGATGCCGGCTGGATCTCGACCATGCCTTGGATATTCGGCGCCACCATCGTGATCCTGACGGGCTGGATCTCGCAGGTGATGATGGCGCGCGGCGCCACCACGCGCATCGCGCGCGGCGTGCTCGGCTCCGTGCCGCTGGTCATCGGCGGTCTGATCCTGGCCTTGATGCCGCATGTCGAAGGAGCCGGCCTCCAGCTCGCGTTGCTCGTGGTCGGAACGGGCCTGTGCGGCGCGATCTACGTCGTCTGCCCGCCCATGCTCGGCGAGTTCACGCCGGTGTCGCAGCGCGGCGCCATCATCGCGATCTACGGCGCGCTGTACACGCTCGCCGGCATCATCGCGCCGAGCGTGATGGGCACGGTGATCCAGCGCGCCGGCAGCATGCTCGGCGGCTACATGACCGGCTTCACCATCAACGCCGCCGTCATGGTCGGCTCCGGCCTGCTCGGCCTCCTGCTGCTGTGGCCGAATACCGAGCGCGCCAGGCTGACCCGCGGCGCCGTCCCGCAGGCGAGCGCGCTGAAGGGCGTGGTGTCGCCGACGTGA
- a CDS encoding MFS transporter codes for MADVLAASQQGKADSALRTLTGISIAHWVSHFHLLVLPMLFPFLKSQLGVGYIELGFALTVFAVVSALTQAPTGYLVDHFGARKILLAGLVLGGFALILLGLHLSYASLIACAVLLGLANSVYHPADYAILAEHMDEARMGRAFSIHTFAGFLGGAVAPAIVAALVTVSGGVGALIASGAIGVLVALLLVLMNIPDAGAHKKKPGSTNAPKQAVITPALIMLTILFTLLSLSVAGINNFGVVALMSGYGASYSTANVVLTAFLGASAIGVLAGGFLADHTERHGQVAAACFAANAAIVLLIALVALPTWALAAAMTAAGFLSGVIAPSRDMLVRNAAPPGAAGRAFGIVSTGFNLGGIVSPLLFGWIMDQSAPHWVFGASVIFMVATVVLSPFTERKQQSSS; via the coding sequence ATGGCCGATGTTCTCGCCGCATCGCAGCAAGGTAAAGCGGACAGCGCGCTGCGCACGCTGACCGGAATTTCGATCGCGCATTGGGTCAGCCATTTCCATCTGCTGGTCCTGCCGATGCTGTTCCCGTTCCTGAAGAGCCAGCTTGGCGTCGGCTATATCGAGCTCGGCTTCGCGCTCACCGTGTTCGCGGTGGTGTCCGCCCTGACCCAGGCGCCGACGGGCTATCTCGTCGATCATTTTGGCGCGCGAAAAATCCTGCTGGCAGGACTGGTGCTGGGCGGCTTCGCACTGATCCTGCTCGGCCTGCACCTCAGCTACGCCTCGCTGATTGCCTGCGCCGTGCTGCTCGGGCTCGCCAACAGCGTCTATCACCCGGCCGACTACGCGATCCTGGCCGAGCACATGGATGAGGCGCGGATGGGCCGCGCCTTCTCGATTCACACCTTTGCCGGCTTTCTCGGCGGCGCGGTCGCGCCAGCGATCGTCGCGGCCCTCGTCACCGTCTCCGGCGGTGTCGGCGCGCTGATCGCATCGGGCGCGATCGGCGTACTGGTGGCGCTGCTGCTGGTCCTCATGAACATTCCCGACGCCGGCGCGCACAAGAAGAAGCCGGGCAGCACGAATGCACCGAAGCAGGCCGTCATCACCCCGGCGCTGATCATGCTGACGATCCTCTTCACGTTGCTCAGCCTGTCGGTCGCCGGCATCAACAATTTCGGCGTGGTGGCGCTGATGAGCGGCTATGGTGCCTCTTACTCCACGGCCAACGTCGTGCTGACGGCGTTCCTTGGCGCAAGCGCCATCGGCGTGCTTGCGGGAGGCTTCCTCGCCGACCACACCGAGCGCCATGGCCAGGTCGCAGCGGCCTGCTTTGCCGCGAACGCAGCGATCGTGCTGCTGATCGCACTGGTCGCGCTGCCCACCTGGGCTCTCGCCGCCGCGATGACGGCCGCGGGCTTCCTCTCTGGCGTGATCGCACCCTCGCGCGACATGCTGGTGCGCAATGCCGCACCTCCCGGCGCCGCCGGCCGCGCCTTCGGCATAGTCTCCACCGGCTTCAATCTCGGCGGCATCGTCAGCCCGCTGCTGTTCGGCTGGATCATGGACCAGAGCGCCCCCCACTGGGTCTTCGGCGCCTCCGTGATCTTCATGGTCGCGACCGTGGTGCTGTCGCCGTTCACGGAACGGAAGCAGCAAAGCAGTTCGTGA